From one Thermotoga sp. genomic stretch:
- a CDS encoding Wadjet anti-phage system protein JetD domain-containing protein, with protein sequence MVSLGVLSPVRNSGFNGRNPSLYNKYRKRKTGLSVEGREFLDSLDPAIDTSRYRKKPDLLHRDRGFLELLDRFLKASDRESLRVPSSINERSFEIFGDEKFLSSVDGHAFLQNVSISEDFLNVYHTPEPFFFSSNSAYSERVFNVLVIENKDTFYTIKRCFFSNGWKLLSRDFSHLVYGEGKKIIKSFEFAREIGLMPDNCKVFYFGDLDPEGISIFESFRERFSDYNICLFVELYEELLNASFSRAPKLKGKQRVSDERFSRFLEDFPKGASERIMKLFDSKRYLPQEGLNFEFFDRVTGNG encoded by the coding sequence TTGGTTTCTCTCGGAGTTCTTTCCCCAGTCAGGAATTCAGGTTTCAATGGTAGGAATCCTTCGCTGTATAATAAGTACCGTAAGAGAAAAACAGGACTATCTGTAGAAGGCAGAGAATTTCTTGATTCTCTGGATCCTGCCATAGATACTTCCAGGTATCGGAAAAAGCCGGACTTGCTGCATAGGGATAGAGGTTTTCTTGAGCTGCTGGATAGATTTTTGAAAGCTTCTGATAGAGAAAGTTTGAGAGTTCCTTCTTCTATAAATGAACGTTCTTTTGAGATTTTTGGCGATGAGAAGTTTCTTTCCAGCGTGGATGGTCATGCGTTTTTGCAGAATGTTTCGATTTCTGAGGATTTTTTGAATGTTTACCATACCCCTGAACCTTTTTTCTTTTCAAGTAATTCTGCTTATTCCGAAAGAGTGTTCAATGTGCTTGTTATCGAGAACAAGGATACTTTTTATACGATAAAGCGTTGTTTTTTCAGCAATGGATGGAAATTGCTGAGTAGGGATTTTTCTCATCTTGTCTACGGTGAGGGGAAAAAGATTATCAAGAGTTTTGAATTTGCCCGTGAGATTGGTTTGATGCCTGATAATTGTAAAGTGTTTTATTTTGGGGATCTTGACCCTGAGGGGATAAGTATCTTCGAGAGTTTTAGAGAGAGGTTTTCTGATTATAATATTTGTCTTTTCGTTGAGCTGTATGAGGAACTCCTCAATGCGAGTTTTTCCAGAGCTCCAAAATTGAAAGGAAAGCAAAGGGTAAGTGATGAGAGGTTTTCAAGATTTCTTGAGGATTTTCCCAAAGGTGCTTCTGAAAGGATAATGAAGTTGTTTGATTCAAAAAGGTATTTACCCCAGGAGGGGTTGAACTTTGAATTTTTTGATAGGGTGACAGGAAATGGGTGA